From the genome of Gallus gallus isolate bGalGal1 chromosome 4, bGalGal1.mat.broiler.GRCg7b, whole genome shotgun sequence:
cccccttcccagccccGCCACGACCGCTGCATCCCAAAAGCACAAGCTGAGCATCCATCAAAAGGGCCATTATCTGCAATTTCTTAGCAGCCACTGTTGCTCTTTGACAGGGAGAAGACAGCCCCCCTTTGCTGCAGCCCCCCAAGCAAAGGAATCACTGTGCCAGTTGTGGATGGGCACGGGGCTGCCGATTCTGCATGGGATTGTGCCAGTGCTTGAGATTCTATAAGGTAGATGGTCCCTGTCTACACTGTGAGCCTCCAGATGTGCTCGGTGATTAACTCCCATGGAGGGTGGTTTAGAGACTATGTTAGGGTTTGGCTCCTAAGGCTGATCGTTTTGATAGGGGTTTGGATTTTAGGACTTTTTTGGATCCTGGTACCTACGTACCCTGGTCCCAGCGTACATTCTCTTCCCACAATGAGATGGAACATCCATAGGGCCAAGGAGAAGCCttggggatggggcagcccaCCCACCTCTGCAAGAaagggagggctgggggagaaATGCTGTGGGGGGGCTTGCAAAATAGGGCCTGGCAAACAGAAAGAGTGGAGTGGGAGAAGGTCCAGGGGTGCACAGAAAGCCCAGTTCCAGGGATGTGTGCCTCAATATTGCAAGCTTTCCCAGCCATTGGTAAAATGCCATCATGAACAACGCTGAATGCTGCATTGAAAATACTGTGGGAGATTGCAGCCACCCAAAAAGCTGTCATCATCGATCTCAGTCCTTCAAGAACAATAGTTTCCTGAAAATTCGAGGCTGCGCTGTTTTCCTGAGCTCTTTGGacataagaagaaaatgactttagaatgagagagaatggcctcaagttgcccTCAGGGAGGCTcaagttggatatcagggaaCGCTTCTTCTcggaaagagtggtgatgcgttggcacaggctgcccggggaggtggtggtgttttaCCATTCCTTGAGGTGTTGAGGAgccacggagatgtggcactgagggacgcgcTCAGCAGGCGTGGTGGGGACGGGCTGGCGGTTGGACTTAGTGAACctacaggtcttttccaaccttaatgaatGAGTCGGATGGGCCAACCGTGGGGCCCGGGGAGCTGCCAGGGAAACTGGCGGTGAGCATCCAGGCTCCTGGCAGCCCTGGGATGCTCCAGCTCCATTGGCTTACCACAAGGGTCCAGTGGAAAGTCTTTGGGATTGAGGCACCTGTGCCCTCAGGTGTGTAACCCAGGCGCTGCTGATGACTTTCCAGGGTGATTTTCCCCTGGTGCAGATGAAGCATGGCTAGAAAGAAGGTTTCGGCCATGATTAATGTGTTTCTGAGAGTGAATGCGCTCATTTGAGCGAGCGCGCTGGCGTTGCAAAGAGATGCAGTGAATTGGCCGTGAGCAAATGAGTGCTTTGCTTGAAAGGCGAAGCGGGAGGTGTGTTGGGCAGACTTCTTTACAGCAGTGTGGCAAGTGAAGCGGAGGAGTCCCGTGTTTCCCCGCGATTCTCTTCAGGTGGCGTTTCTGGGCTGTTTTAGTAACCGATCGCACGAGGAactgggaagcagcagagcaaggagaGCGCCGAGCTGGCTGGGGaggcttttcctttccctccaccCCCACGCCTCGGATCCCCAATTACCGAAACGCTCGGAACCGCACGGCGCGGAGGCGGCggtgggctgcagggctccGCTCCCGCTGCCTCCCGGCGGggtggggtgaggtggggcggATCGGAtcggggcggggcggccgctACCCTCGGCCCACGCGGAGCAGCGCTCGCAGTCGCCCGGCGGCGGCAgtgcggagcggagcgcggTGAGCGCGGCGGGGtcgggggcgggcggcgccggGACAAAGCCGGGCTCGGGGAAACCCCGATGGAgtctgggggggtgggggcgaAGCGTCCTCTCGGGGAACTCCGGGCAGGTCGGCGCCTCGGGGGGCCTCGTGGCCGGAGCATCCTCGCTCCGATGAAGCCCCGCGGGGCGCATCCGAGCCGGGCTACCGCTGCCCGCCGGCTGGGAACGCCGCTCCGGCTGCGGGAGGGGGATCCCGGGCTGAGCGGCGCGGCGCCGGCCGTGGGCCGGGAGTGAGGGGTTTTCCCCTTCTCCGCTCCCTGCCTTCCCTTTGTGTGGTGCTTTTTCCCTCCCCCATGGCTAGCTCCCATCAGGACACTTGTTAACCACCTTCGGGTGATGCAGGAACCACGAGAACCGCGAACTTCTCGGCTTCCATCCCGGCGTTCGGCATCCCCGCATCGTAGCGcgttaatttttcttttcccggTCGGGTGGATAGAATGAATAATGGGGCGCTTGGGTCATCGCCCCCCGACTTGGTGAGCAGCCCACATCTGAAGGCAATCCCCGGCTTGATGGAGGGCcggctgctgcttgctgcatcTGAATGGAAACGAAGTGAGAGTGTGGTCATGTTTGAAAAGatgtggggttttgttgttattgttctttCCCGGCAAGTAATGTGAATTTCGTAGAAGCAAGAGGTGTTGGGTGTGTGTCTATAAGTGATTGGAGCCTGTGAAATCTGTGGAAAAACCTGTCTAAAACGGTCTCTTCTGTGCAAAGAGTGAGGCATCCTCCTATCCGATTTGTAAATCTCATTGATATccttttttgtcattttatcaGCCTGCTCGACAGCACCAGCCTGCAGGTACCAATGCCTTTATCCCCCTTTACAAGGGGGGCCAACTGGATTCAGCGGATGCTTTTGGGTCAACATCTCTTTCCCATTTGCTTTGTCCCCCCTGAGCTCTTACTGGCTCTCCCCCCTTTCCATTTGGGAGCCAAGTGCCCACGCTGCATCCAGAGAGGATGAAAGCGTGGCTGAAGTGCATCTGGTTCTGAGCAGTGTACAGGTGCAAAGTCATGTGTAGGCACGGTGTTGTGCCTGCGTGGTGAGAGCAAGGCGGGATCAGGCGGTAAGTTTTGCTTTGGTGCTGTTAGTTTGGGGATAGAAAGCGTGCGTGCCCTCGGAGACCCTTGGAGGAATCTTGGTTTGGTTGGTTTGCAAGCACCAGCttgctggctgggagctggtGGCCTGAGGTTGGTGATGCAGGGAAGAACCCCAGAGCGATGTGGGGCACTTCTGTGGCAGGGCGctcacagcagccagctgcagtTCTCCTGGTCCGGTTGTGTTTTCTGATCTCCTCCCTAATCCACTGAGCTCTGTGGGAGTCGTCGTCTGAAGTATCTCCAAAGTTGTTAGCTGCAGATAGCTACCGGCTGAGCGCAATCAGATCTGGCCGTGCAGGGAGGGGGCACAGGAATGCAGGAATGTCTTGCTCCTGGGGCATTTcctcctggggaaggaagaTGGGAAGGCATCCTTGTCTGTAAGTAATCCAAGAGCAAAGCGCTTCTCCCTTTGCAGACAATGAATCGTTTCAGCGAGCTGACACTGTTATTTGTGGCTCCTGGCAGAGCGGATGCGAGCTTTCTGCCAGGCACTTGCTGCAATCagtgccagccccagccctgctgctcgtCTGGCTGGGAGAGGAGCCTttgtgtgcagctgcaggaacCACAGTGGTGCTTCTGGATGAAGGACGGTTGTTGTCGGTCCCCTTGGTTACAGTCACCGATTCTGGTCCCTGTATCACTGAAGGGCAGCTAGCGGGCATAGTGGGGATGTGTTGGTGGTTGTGCTTGATGgtcttagaagtctttttcaaCCCTGATGGTTCTGTGACTTTTATCTCCATGCTTCTTTCCAGAGAAGGGATGTCACTTTGGGTAAGAAACCTTCCCCACCTGGCTctgttctgcagggctgtgagaagCTCTTCCGAgacttcttccccttccccttgaTCTAAACCTTGCACGAGGCTGATTCTGCATGCTCGTTAAACAGGGAATTAAATCATGTAGGAATGCTGCTTGTTTGATGTCTTCTCTCTTGCAGAGTTATGCTTAGAAGTTGAGGCTTTTTAAGTGATTGTGTGGGCTTCAGCTAAACTGTGAAGAAAGCCTTGTAAACAATGAGCCTTTGTGACGAAGGCAGAATGAGTGTAATTATCACCTGTCCTATTAAAGATCTGtccatttcttgttttcctttctgttttgtggaTACCAAAACTAACCAGACAGTGCTGTGCCTTTCCAGGTAACTTGGTGACCTTAAAAGCAACTGCAAAATGAACAGCGGAGGACAGTGCAGAAGACGCATTGGGCTCTCGCTCTGAGCCTCCAGGATTTGAAGATGTCTGCGTGCAGTGACTTTGTGGAACACGTGTGGAAGCCTGGCTCCTGTAAAAACTGCTTCAACCCAAAGAGTTCCCATCGGCTGCAAACATCCCCAGACGTGGGAGCTTGCGGCGTGCTCCCGAATGGAGGTAGGAGCAAGCCCGAGAGCCCAGCGTTGGAAGACGAAGGCGTAAATACCTCTGTGTTCTCCAAGCCAACCATTGCTGTGAAGCCAACTATGATCAACTCAGATGTTTCTGACACGTGGGCGGATGTGAATATGAACGCAGATCTGTCGCAGGTAATGATTAATCCAGTCAAACCATGACTTCCCGCTACTTACCTCTGCTCAGGAACACTAGGAGTATCTGATGAAACCGTTTCATTctcattgcttttccttctgctcttgaCTCAGGTTTATAGAGCCCTGTTGGTTTCCCAACTTGGCTTTGGCTAAAGCCGAATTAAGCATTGCTTGTGAGTGCAAAGGAGGTTAATAACATGTGTAGGAACTTAAATGAGCACATGGGTTAGTTACTTTCTTGggaaaagatacagaaagaaGTCCTCGGGCTGAAGCTGTGTGTCACCCTGCAGGCACGCATGAGGTGGGGATggtcccctcctgccccagaaTCTCTTTCTGCTCTCAGGCCAAGAGCAGAGCCTGGTATCCTAGAAACCGTAGGCTGACTGCCTTGTGGATAGCCGCTGATATGGAGGAgcggggctgctgcagcctggccaTGGGTTGGCAGGTGCTACACATTCCGTGTGATCtccttgttttttccttgaCTTAACATCCTACAGAACTGAGCTGAGTTAAGCCTGCCAGTCTTGAGGCAGTGGAACCGTGGTGAATTTTAACAAATTCCCTCACTTTTGGGAAGCAATGCTGTGAGACCCAATTCGTGTAAATCTCTCTCAGGTGAAGAGATTTCAGATAcgtttctcttcctcctccccagtcCCTCCTGCTGGGTGTCACCAAGCTGCTGTCACAGGACAATCTATGACAGTCTGTGTCTGTGCTCCAGAGAGTTTGGCTCTGGAGCAGCAACGTGAAATGAAGCGAAAATagcagaggaaagcacagaTACTCCTTCCCTTTCTGAATCTTTAATTGCATGGTGACTCACAGACAGGATGACAGGTTGGACATGTTTCTGGCAGTGAACCCAtacaaagagaaaggaggatGCCTTTTTCCAGTGCATTGCCATTGTTGGTAATGCAAGCGGTGCGGGAAGCAGGACAAGTAAGAAAGCCTCATAGGGAGATATCAGTGGGGTGAGCACGGTACAGAACAGGCCGTGAATGCTGGTGAACTTTCTTGtggattctttttcttttgttgctttctctTTCGTTTTGCATGTGCTGATAGCACGCTTGTCTCTTTGGCCTGCACAGGTCGGCTGGGGAATGGTTTCCGGTAAACACCTCCTTCTGAAGTCAGGCGACTCACAGCGGATCTGCCTCGATGGGTTTGGAGCCAGCGGCGTGAGAAAGCCCTTCCTGCAAAGCCCGCCGCGCGACTGCCTGTCCTGCTGCACGCCCAGCTATTCCATGGTGGGTCTGCGCAGCCTGGAGAGCCACGTGGAGAGAAACGTCTCCATCCACAGCCTGGTGCTGGTGGGCGAGGTAGGCAAGCAAGAGGAAAGAGCCAAGGAGAAGTCTGCCCTGCCACATCGGCCCCTCTGCCCTAATGTGGGGGACAGAAGTGTTGTGAGCTCTGGCAGAAACCCTTCACCTTCGGAGGGTGACTGCGGCCTCCTCTCCTCTGGTATcgaaggggaagggggagagtACTGTTCGATTGCAGAGTCCCACGGAGAGAGCCCAGCTCCCCGCAGCTGGAGGCAGAGGGATGCCGTGGAGCTCCCCAGGCCGAGTGGCAGGGCGGTGAAGTTCAGTGAGGAGGAGCGCAGGGCTGTGAACGTGGCCTTCTGCATAGCGAAAGAGCGGAGCGATCTGCTCCCATACACCCCGTGTGCAGAGAGTAAAAAGCTGACCCATCAGTCCAACACTACTGCTCTCCCTGAGGGCAGCAGCAAGATGGCTGCCTCTGCACCGTGCCGGGAGAAGGATGACTTGCCTCTTCCCAGAGACCTGGatggaggccccaggcctgagGGGCTGAATGCTCCCCAGCAGGCCTTGGTGGAGCCGCAGCGTGCCCGGCTCGCTGAGCCGGCCTGTGGAGATCCCATCTATGCCGAGAGCACCAAGAGGAAGAAAGCCCAGCTGAagggagttggtggatgtgTGGACGCAGAGAAGCTGGCTGGTGGCAAGGAGCAGGCCGATGGCACGTGGAGGGAtgggagctggctgctgggtgctgagaAGGAGCACCAGGACTCCACGGCCCAAGTGGCTGCAAAGATAACGATTATGGCTGCACACACGGAGGATGACCACAAGACAATATTCCTCAGCAGCCCTGACTCTGCTGTGGGAGTTCAGTGGCCGTGCATCAGCCCCGCTTCCCATCCTGATTTTGGAACTTCATCGCCTGCCGTTGAGCCTGGAGAGATTTTTCAAGCATCTGGAAGTGAAAATGGCCCAAGGTTTCACTTGGCAGCTCCTACCAAAAACGTGGTTATGGAGAGCCCAGCCATCCCCCCAAAGATGTCCAAAaacagccagcagggcagcgAGGGGAGCCATGTACCCCCAGTCAGTTCCTCTGTGACGAAGCTTGGTGACACCATTAGCCAGGATGGAGCTggggctcagctgctgccaagGAGTTGTGCGGATGCGAGTACCTTCAGGACATCTCCTTCTCTGTGCACTCATGTTAATGGGATTTCCATggaagagtccagcagaggccTGGCAGGCTCGCCCTACGACAGGAGGCAGAAATACTACACCCCTACATGGGCCAAGGAGTGCCGGatagaggaagaggaggaagaggaagaagaggaagagcaggAGCTCTCAACCCACCCGTGGGCAAAGGGAGCTGAGAGTGGAAGAGCTGGTGCTGATCTCATAGAAGACTGCCCAGTGCTGGAGAGTCAGGCTGGGATCAGCAAGTCATTATCTTTCTCCTTTGACTTCCCTAAGGATAAGAGCAATGGGATGGAGTttgcaccaccaccaccgccaCCAAAAAAGCAGTCCAGGTACAGCCCTGTGAGCATGTGTGTGACTGCTAAGCTTTTGCAATCGCAGCGTTTGCTGTAGGGCTTGGTTGATCAGAAGGCgattattgttcttttttcttctctttctgaggTGGATTTTCAGGAGATGATGGCATAGCTGAAAAACTATCAGATATTTGCAAACCCTGGTATTTCCAGGATGTAAATGGCTGCTCTGGGTCACAGTACTCAAGTGAGAGCAAGGTCCATGTGTTGGACCCCTCTACAGCTACCCACATCAGTTTGGCTCTGTCTCAGCAGAGATCCTTAGTATTGAGTAGGACCTAAAACCTGAGCTTGCAAGCTCATCTTACAGGTGGTGATGGGCAGCTTCCTTGGTGCTCATAGCAAGGGCCTCTGAAATCCTAGTTTTCAATTTGGCTCTAacatcttttctgctttaaaggTTAACACTTGAAGCTGTAGTTTCCCAGGGAGGGCTCCCTGCCCACAAGCAAGTAATTGGAGTTGTCTATGGTGTGCTTATGATGTGTGGAGCCACCTGGCTTCAGGGAGCCTTCCCTCTGCTGGAGCTCTCCAGGGATTCGGGCTTGTAGGCAGGGTGACATCAGGCACTACGAAACGTGTGCAGGAAAGCTGTCCATCTGGGAAGGAAGTTGCTCTGCTAAGCAATTAATAAAGCAGACTTCTGGTACTTACGTGTATTCAGCTTCCACagttgtattaaaaacaaaaagtaacaaaaacaacccagggaataaaaagaaatatttcctttctgtacaATTAATGAATTAGGCTGTTTGATCACAGGGGACTGGGATATTTCACATTCCGCAGGTGTTCTGTATTTGCTTTATAGCATACTTAAGTTTTGTTACCTGGAACTGTGCACTGCACAGTGGATTTGACTCCAGCTCCTTGGTTTAAAAGTTGAGCATTTGGAGAACTTGCTCATGAGGCCTGCGGTCAGGGTTGTCCGTGGTCAACAGCATCCCTTAGGCTGAGACAGTGTTAGGGTTGGTACATCCATTGCTTTGCTCTCACACCAGATTTTCAAGGTCTGGATAATGGAGGGAACTTTAAATTGGTTCAAATTTCCTTTtaacaaagcattttcaaatgGTTTAAAATGACCAAGTAGTGAACAAATTGGGTTTCTCAAGGGAAAGGGACGAGATGAAAAATAGGCTTCACTTCTTAGTGCTGGTCTTTCTGCTGCAATGCTGCATGGTACCTGATGAAGTCTAAGGGAAGCAAAGGTCCACAAACATGTGAGCGCACAGATGAGCTTTATGGCCTTTAAATCAGCGATGGCACTGAGATCCGCTTTAGCTCTGATCCTACGAACCTTATTTCACGGCTGCTGCCACTGGGTGCCTTCTGTCAGCCTGTGCTTGGGGTTGTGTTTGCCTTGCGAGATGCTGTGGTGCTGAGGTTCAGCAGAGCTCTGATGTGGTGCTGTTGAGTGATCACCTAGGAAATGCCGACTCACCTGCCGACAGTCCTCTAGCACCTgattttctctgcagagcagaggtcaCTGGGCAGGCCAGAAGGGTGGTAGCCCTGACAGTCAGTGGTtcacatcccagcagtgccGTGCACTTGAGGCGCTAGGAATTGCGATCTGTCCTGGTGGGTGTGGAGCGTTTTCTGCTCCTTGGAGGGGTTGTTTCAGGCCCAGGCCACGCCAACTCTAACAGTTGATTCTGAGTCATCTTGAAAGCATCTGTGTGCTAGAAAGAGGACAGGGAACGTGAGGGCAGGGAATGTGTGGAATTCATGACTGGCATCTTTTGCCTAGCTGTGGAACATGCTGTCTGGTTGAGGTCGGTGCTAACATTGCTCTTATCCCCATTGCTGTAGGCAATGCTTTGTGCTACATGCAACTGCCTCCCAAAACCTCGATGCCTGCAGCTGAGCCTTGGGGTGCCTTATTCAAAGAGCACCACTCCCTGGCTACAGAGGCTCTGCATGGCCCTGTGGCCTAAGGAGCGATACGATCGCAATGGCGGGTTTCACAAGCCATGCAAACACAGCcagctgctttgtttgtttgctttgagaGTGCTCTTGTTTTCATCTCCAGCTTGCCTTCTTTGAGCATGTTGATGCGGGATCCAGGGTGTTGTTACCTGTGTGTGTCAGTGGGAGGGATGCCTACGTGCACAGCTAGTTGAAACCACCACAGCAGGGTTGTGTTACCTGTGCAGCCATTGCTGGCAGCTTTGACTCATGGTACAACTTGCCTAGTGCTGGTGGAACATCTCTGGTGTTCCTGGGCGACGTGcctgaaggagggaggagaTCTTGCACTCATGGTGACTGTGAGACACATTTCTACTCTCCTAGGCCTGGGCAGCATGTGGGCATGTGCTTGTCCATAATGGAAGAGCGACCACTGTTGCGGTTACGCTGATATAGTTCCTCACATAGACAGGATGTGCCAGCCCAAGACATCTTCTAGTGGGACAGCTGTGAAAGTCCCTTCACCAGATGAGCTGAGCGTAGGTGAGGCCAGGGTAAGCTGAGTGCAGCCTCAGGAAAGGTGTGTAGCaatcttttttcctcatagaTCTTAAGCCGTAGCAGTTTAATATTATTGACTTTCCCGACTAAACTGAAttgattattttaaagaaaatttacatGTTCTTCAAAtttgagaaagaagagaatatGTAGCATgttaaaattgcctttttttcgGTTCCTCTTTGCTCTAACaatgaaagggaggaaaaaactTACAGTGCAGGGCATTGATGAGACTCCAGTTTTGCTGTAAGCTGATCTGTACCTATTTCATCCTTCTGTTTCTTCGTACAGCCCTTGTTTGAAAGATTACAGATATTTAAGGCTTGAAACTAAATAGAAAATGAGTCAATCATAGAATTCCAACATTgaaaaggacctacaagatcatctagtccaaccgtcgTGTAATCAGACTACAAGAGGAAAGAgattggaaaaggaaaatggcagCTGGCCTTCTTCCAAGAGCTAGGAGGTTAGTTGGCTATGGAAAGGGCTCACCAGGAGAACTAGGATCCTCAGGACTTCAGTGTGCAGTGATGGTTTAAAT
Proteins encoded in this window:
- the PRAG1 gene encoding inactive tyrosine-protein kinase PRAG1 — encoded protein: MSACSDFVEHVWKPGSCKNCFNPKSSHRLQTSPDVGACGVLPNGGRSKPESPALEDEGVNTSVFSKPTIAVKPTMINSDVSDTWADVNMNADLSQVGWGMVSGKHLLLKSGDSQRICLDGFGASGVRKPFLQSPPRDCLSCCTPSYSMVGLRSLESHVERNVSIHSLVLVGEVGKQEERAKEKSALPHRPLCPNVGDRSVVSSGRNPSPSEGDCGLLSSGIEGEGGEYCSIAESHGESPAPRSWRQRDAVELPRPSGRAVKFSEEERRAVNVAFCIAKERSDLLPYTPCAESKKLTHQSNTTALPEGSSKMAASAPCREKDDLPLPRDLDGGPRPEGLNAPQQALVEPQRARLAEPACGDPIYAESTKRKKAQLKGVGGCVDAEKLAGGKEQADGTWRDGSWLLGAEKEHQDSTAQVAAKITIMAAHTEDDHKTIFLSSPDSAVGVQWPCISPASHPDFGTSSPAVEPGEIFQASGSENGPRFHLAAPTKNVVMESPAIPPKMSKNSQQGSEGSHVPPVSSSVTKLGDTISQDGAGAQLLPRSCADASTFRTSPSLCTHVNGISMEESSRGLAGSPYDRRQKYYTPTWAKECRIEEEEEEEEEEEQELSTHPWAKGAESGRAGADLIEDCPVLESQAGISKSLSFSFDFPKDKSNGMEFAPPPPPPKKQSRHAPKMNPNNAELERASNSSAESLSPPFRSVHVSFTAGSSDSLDSDAQTGSDGRHSSEPNHSPPPAESLAFPPVPFPPASGDDSLSSVSSRPPPLPQKKTVSRTVSSPDGFFGGQGSSGRAAGTACPRLNVSHSESNVCLREESPFLHPASFRGHPSIFSSSESLEKGSKGNGYWGSATSKSTGTCVPSRNLQSRSSSQLSMSSQVSSGSSLQLHNLLSNIDSKEGVYAKLGALYAESLRRLVAKCEDCFMREQKNELHFSENNWSLFKLACNKPCCDSGDAIYYCATCSKDPSTTYAVKICKTQESKVAASYCSPPVPVHFNIQQDCGHFVASVPSSMLLASDVGKSVSADGLRPSRTASEHDCVVVITREVPSQTTADFVRDSVTLHQAKPEMYERRVCFLLLQLCNGLEHLKEHGIIHRDLCLENLLLIPCKPLMSCAKAKDDRNLPRLIISNFLKAKQKPGSGDSKLKKSQARLAPEIVSASQYKKFDEFQTGILIYELLHQPNPFEEKVHLKEQEYSPEDLPSLPSLSIYSRGLQQLAHLLLEADPIKRVRITEAKRMLQCLLWGPRKDLTEQPLSHEEALHQVLQNWVDMKRALLMMKFAERAVDTERGVELEDWLCCQYLASAEPVSLSHTLKLLQLL